The following coding sequences are from one Heptranchias perlo isolate sHepPer1 unplaced genomic scaffold, sHepPer1.hap1 HAP1_SCAFFOLD_49, whole genome shotgun sequence window:
- the LOC137313893 gene encoding probable G-protein coupled receptor 139, translating into MDYRDYVLILKIQCYFYYILAVIGIPANLVTIAILCRGKCGLFKALTLHLLTIALSDLMVIAFSVIFDKIIYFNVSLTFFSTPVCNFNQFMKSAFIDCSVWSTVAFTFDLFMAVCHQGLKAKYCTVRTAATVLGAIWVVSILRNIPEYIKYEPLVTMDYQIWGCRVKRGFGHLAGWAIFDWLQHILTPLIPYVSILLFNCLTVKHILAASSVRKRLRSQTINNGVGQNGNDAEVENRRKSIFLLFTISASFILLWMAKVINFILDRLAKVYYNPADFSHPLAILQQTGTMLMLLTSCVHTFIYVLTQTKFRREMLTGLTFPFTVIVQMSKLFKR; encoded by the exons ATGGACTACCGGGATTACGTGTTAATACTGAAGATACAGTGTTATTTCTATTATATTCTTGCTGTGATCGGCATTCCAG CGAATTTAGTGACCATCGCCATCCTGTGCCGAGGCAAGTGTGGCCTCTTCAAAGCGCTCACTCTCCACTTGTTGACCATTGCTCTCTCGGATCTGATGGTCATCGCCTTTTCCGTTATATTTGATAAAATCATCTATTTCAACGTTTCTTTAACGTTTTTTTCCACCCCGGTCTGTAATTTCAACCAGTTCATGAAATCTGCCTTCATTGATTGCTCTGTCTGGTCCACGGTGGCTTTCACCTTCGATCTCTTCATGGCCGTCTGTCACCAGGGGCTCAAAGCCAAATATTGCACCGTGAGAACGGCGGCCACGGTCCTCGGGGCAATCTGGGTGGTGAGCATCTTGCGGAACATCCCCGAGTACATTAAGTATGAGCCTCTAGTCACGATGGACTATCAAATTTGGGGCTGTAGAGTAAAACGAGGCTTCGGGCATTTAGCGGGGTGGGCCATCTTTGACTGGCTTCAGCACATACTGACCCCGCTCATTCCCTACGTCTCCATCCTCCTCTTCAACTGCCTCACCGTCAAGCACATATTGGCGGCCAGTTCGGTGCGGAAGAGACTCCGCAGTCAAACCATCAACAACGGTGTCGGACAGAATGGGAACGATGCAGaggtggagaaccgaaggaaatctatttTTCTACTCTTCACCATATCGGCTAGTTTCATACTGCTGTGGATGGCCAAAGTCATCAATTTCATCCTGGACCGCTTGGCAAAGGTTTATTACAACCCGGCTGATTTCTCGCACCCTTTGGCCATTCTCCAGCAGACTGGCACCATGTTGATGCTTCTGACTTCCTGTGTTCACACCTTTATTTATGTTCTGACACAAACTAAGTTCAGGAGAGAAATGCTGACTGGGCTGACCTTTCCTTTTACTGTGATAGTTCAAATGTCTAAATTATTTAAGCGATGA